A single genomic interval of Lathyrus oleraceus cultivar Zhongwan6 chromosome 7, CAAS_Psat_ZW6_1.0, whole genome shotgun sequence harbors:
- the LOC127102340 gene encoding UPF0329 protein ECU05_1680/ECU11_0050-like encodes MANQKNTDASIKNLETQVGQIAKQLEEKYGGTFTATTQPNPKEHCKAITTRIGKILNENGDENEKKERSFVGNREEEEKKRKEEEKGEKNNKGEIVEKEQEKKGGNEKETNEGKKSRRTRKKKEK; translated from the coding sequence ATGGCAAATCAGAAAAACACCGACGCTTCGATCAAAAACCTTGAAACTCAAGTCGGACAAATTGCAAAGCAACTGGAGGAGAAATATGGAGGCACCTTCACAGCCACAACTCAACCAAATCCAAAAGAACATTGCAAGGCAATAACAACGAGAATTGGAAAAATTCTAAATGAAAACGGTGATGAAAATGAGAAAAAAGAAAGGAGTTTTGTTGGAAATAGAGAAGaggaagaaaagaaaagaaaagaagaggagaaaggagaaaaaaataaTAAAGGGGAAATAGTTGAAAAGGAGCAAGAGAAAAAAGGTGGAAATGAGAAAGAAACAAATGAAGGGAAAAAAAGTCGGAGAACAAGGAAGAAAAAGGAAAAATGA